In Panthera leo isolate Ple1 chromosome B3, P.leo_Ple1_pat1.1, whole genome shotgun sequence, a single genomic region encodes these proteins:
- the WDR73 gene encoding WD repeat-containing protein 73, translating into MESAEDWLVESLRLYQDFHAFDLSEATRVLEWIDDKGVCVAGYESLKKNEILHLLLPLRLSVKENQGLFPERDFKVRHGGFSDTSVFDLKHVPDTRLLVTSGLPGCHLHVWQVTEDSDVIQAVSTIAVQEEEGSLWPRVAIFSSMAPGVLHGARLRGLKVVDLETQKTTYSSGVGDSEELSSLQVLDADTFAFCCASGRLGLVDIRQKWAPSENAGPGPGAAARRWCAEVGGRRRGPGPSIASLGSDGQLCLLDPRDLCHPVSSGRCPVSAPSPAPELLRVTWAPGLDDCLAISGFDGTVQVYDATSWDGTGGQVEPVFTHRGHIFLEDNQTDTAPLVTTHTWHPHKPRTLLSAASDASLHVWDWVDHRAAC; encoded by the exons ATGGAGTCAGCGGAGGACTGGCTGGTGGAATCCTTGCGCTT GTACCAAGATTTCCATGCATTCGACCTTTCCGAAGCCACACGAGTCCTTGAATGGATTGATGACAAAG GAGTCTGTGTTGCTGGCTATGAAagcctgaaaaaaaatgagattcttCATCTGTTACTACCTCTCAGACTTTCTGTAAAAGAAAACCAG GGCTTATTCCCAGAAAGAGATTTCAAGGTACGCCACGGAGGATTTTCAGACACGTCTGTCTTTGATCTGAAGCACGTGCCGGACACAAG GTTGCTGGTAACCAGTGGTCTTCCAGGTTGTCACTTGCATGTGTGGCAGGTGACAGAGGACAGTG ACGTcattcaagctgtcagcaccatTGCcgtgcaggaggaggaggggagtctCTGGCCTAGGGTGGCCATCTTCTCTTCGATGGCCCCCGGAGTCCTGCACGGGGCGAGGCTCCGCGGTCTGAAGGTTGTGGATCTGGAAACTCAGAAGACCACGTACTCCTCAG GGGTCGGCGACAGTGAGGAGCTGAGCAGCCTGCAGGTCCTGGACGCAGATACCTTTGCCTTCTGCTGTGCCTCGGGCCGGCTGGGGCTCGTTGACATCCGCCAGAAGTGGGCGCCGTCAGAGAAtgccggccccggccccggggccGCTGCAAGGAGGTGGTGTGCTGAAGTTGGGGGCCGACGCCGGGGCCCTGGGCCCAGCATTGCCAGCCTTGGCTCAGACGGGCAGCTCTGTCTCCTTGATCCCCGGGATCTCTGCCACCCTGTGAGCTCGGGGCGGTGCCCCGTGTCCGCACCGAGCCCCGCCCCAGAGCTGCTGCGAGTGACCTGGGCTCCAGGCCTGGACGACTGCCTGGCCATTTCAG GTTTTGATGGGACAGTCCAGGTCTATGATGCCACATCTTGGGACGGAACGGGGGGCCAAGTAGAACCTGTCTTCACTCACAGAGGTCACATCTTCCTGGAAGACAATCAGACAGATACTGCGCCACTGGTCACTACCCACACCTGGCACCCCCACAAGCCGAGGACCTTGTTATCGGCAGCAAGCGACGCCTCTCTGCACGTGTGGGACTGGGTGGACCACCGTGCGGCCTGCTGA